The following proteins come from a genomic window of Panicum hallii strain FIL2 chromosome 8, PHallii_v3.1, whole genome shotgun sequence:
- the LOC112902256 gene encoding uncharacterized protein LOC112902256 produces the protein MEKGGGGGGGDRATSAAGGMCDRFLTFLAKNLTMSRVKSIADGPKDGAGGGHQPTEGGKEAGEEDEFAIPIERAEFDYEFGGHGDGSAATILEESAVATTTARDVPAEQKTGAAADDGPVAVEETTKVRKTVRIKEDRPEQEGAGAPAATLERKISSLFKKRQASASGGGGDEQRVPRRSRMPPVLRVPSNINERSSTFIEERRRGFGGRGGKAAPDK, from the coding sequence ATGGAgaaaggaggcggcggcggcggcggcgaccgggCGACGAGCGCGGCCGGTGGCATGTGCGACCGGTTCCTGACGTTCCTGGCCAAGAACCTGACGATGAGCAGGGTGAAGAGCATCGCCGACGGCCCGAaggacggcgccggcggcggccaccaGCCGACGGAGGGGGGAAAGGAGGCCGGGGAGGAAGACGAGTTCGCCATCCCGATCGAGAGGGCCGAGTTCGACTACGAGTTCGGCGGCCATGGCGACGGCAGCGCCGCGACCATCCTGGAAGAGAGCGCCGTGGCAACGACGACGGCAAGGGACGTTCCTGCAGAGCAGAAGACGGGAGCCGCGGCCGACGACGGtccggtggcggtggaggagaCGACGAAGGTGAGGAAGACGGTGAGGATCAAGGAGGACCGGCCCGAGCAGGAGGGCGCCGGCGCCCCGGCGGCGACGCTGGAGCGGAAGATCTCGTCGCTGTTCAAGAAGCGGCAGGCGTCGGCCTCGGGAGGAGGCGGGGACGAGCAGCGGGTGCCGAGGCGGAGCCGGATGCCGCCCGTGCTGCGGGTGCCGTCCAACATCAACGAGCGCTCCTCCACCTTCATCGAGGAGCGCAGGAGGGGcttcggcggccgcggcggcaagGCGGCGCCGGACAAGTGA
- the LOC112902252 gene encoding F-box/LRR-repeat protein 4 yields MRGADLINPALPDELLDDVIRRVGAGPGGGKRDLDACALVCRRWRRLERASRRSARLAASGERADEVLRLVAERFPALADVSVDERLTAAGVVGAVPRSRRPRQARPVHRTSPFRRRRRLPVASSAVHIAPFPLDQPAIDDGSERSCLTDVGLAHLARGCRGLEKLSLIWCSAISSTGLVRIAENCKNLTSLELQACYIGDPGLIAIGEGCKLLKNLNMRFVEGTTDEGLIGLVKSCGQSLVSLSVATCVWLTDASLSAVGSHCPNLEILSVESDRIRDDGVISIAKGCRQLKKLKLQCIGAGDEALDAIGLFCSLLESLSLNNFERFTDRSLSSIAKGCKNLTDLVLNDCQLLTDSSLEFVARNCKKLAQLKINGCQNMETAALEHIGRWCPGLLELSLIFCPRIQDSAFLEIGRGCSLLRTLYLVDCSRISDGALCHIAQGCKNLTELSIRRGYEIGDKALISVAENCKSLRELTLQFCERVSDAGLFAIAENCSLHKLNLCGCTLITDSGLTAIARGCPDLVFLDISVLRVVGDIALAEIGEGCPKLKEIALSHCPEVTDVGLGHLARGCLQVESCQMVYCRQITSAGVATIISGCSRLKKLLVEEWKVSERTRRRAGPVLSFLCTGL; encoded by the exons ATGCGGGGCGCCGACCTCATCAACCCGGcgctccccgacgagctcctcgACGACGTGATCCGCCGCGTCGGCGCGGGGCCCGGCGGCGGCAAGCGCGACCTCGACGCCTGCGCGCTCGTCTgccgccgctggcgccgccTCGAGCGCGCCTCCCGCCGCTCCGCGCGGCTCGCGGCGTCCGGGGAGCGCGCCGACGAGGTGCTCCGACTCGTCGCCGAGCGCTTCCCGGCGCTCGCCGACGTGTCGGTGGACGAGCGCCTCACCGCCGCGGGCGTCGTCGGCGCCGTGCCCAggtcgcgccgcccgcgccaggCACGCCCG GTGCATAGAACTAGCCCATTTCGGCGCAGGAGGAGGCTTCCCGTCGCATCAAGTGCTGTTCATATAGCCCCATTCCCTTTGGACCAGCCAGCCATTGATGATGGATCAGAGCGCAGCTGTTTGACTGATGTCGGCTTGGCACATCTCGCAAGGGGTTGCAGAGGGCTTGAGAAATTAAGTCTAATATGGTGTTCTGCCATATCCTCAACAGGGTTGGTGAGGATAGCGGAGAACTGCAAGAATTTGACTTCTTTGGAGCTTCAG GCTTGCTATATTGGAGATCCAGGACTCATTGCTATTGGGGAAGGATGCAAGCTACTTAAGAATTTAAACATGCGATTTGTTGAAGGCACCACAGATGAAGGCTTGATTGGATTAGTAAAGAGCTGTGGGCAATCACTGGTCTCTCTTTCTGTTGCAACTTGTGTTTGGTTGACTGATGCATCGTTGAGTGCTGTTGGATCCCACTGCCCTAACCTAGAAATCCTGTCAGTGGAATCAGATCGTATTCGAGACGACGGAGTGATATCTATTGCTAAAGGTTGCCGACAGTTAAAAAAGTTAAAGCTACAATGTATTGGTGCTGGGGATGAGGCCCTAGATGCTATTGGCTTATTTTGTTCGCTTTTAGAAAGCTTGTCGCTCAACAACTTTGAACGATTTACAGACAG GAGCCTTTCTTCCATTGCGAAAGGGTGCAAGAATCTAACAGATCTTGTTCTCAATGACTGCCAGTTACTAACTGACAGCAGCCTTGAATTTGTAGCTCGTAACTGCAAAAAGTTAGCACAGTTGAAGATCAATGGTTGTCAGAACATGGAAACTGCTGCATTGGAGCATATTGGACGATGGTGTCC GGGCCTTTTGGAGCTCTCTCTAATTTTTTGCCCAAGGATCCAAGATAGCGCATTTCTGGAGATTGGTAGAGGCTGCTCCCTTCTCAGGACTCTTTATTTGGTTGACTGTTCAAGAATAAGTGACGGTGCCTTGTGCCACATAGCTCAAGGCTGTAAGAACTTAACAGAACTTTCTATTCGGCGTGGTTATGAG ATAGGAGACAAAGCATTGATATCTGTTGCTGAGAATTGTAAATCTCTTAGAGAGTTAACACTGCAATTTTGTGAGAG GGTATCTGATGCTGGGCTGTTTGCAATCGCAGAAAACTGCTCTCTGCACAAGTTAAACTTGTGTGGGTGCACGCTAATTACTGATAGTGGGCTGACTGCAATTGCCAGAGGATGCCCTGATCTAGTCTTCCTGGATATAAGTGTTCTCCGG GTCGTAGGTGACATAGCACTTGCTGAGATAGGCGAAGGCTGCCCCAAGCTCAAAGAAATCGCGCTCTCCCACTGCCCTGAGGTGACTGACGTCGGTCTGGGCCATCTAGCCAGAGGGTGCCTGCAGGTGGAGTCATGCCAGATGGTCTACTGCCGGCAGATCACCAGCGCTGGTGTGGCAACCATCATCTCAGGCTGCTCCAGGCTGAAGAAGCTCCTCGTCGAGGAGTGGAAGGTGAGCGAGAGGACCCGGCGGAGAGCAGGACCCGTCTTGTCCTTCCTCTGTACCGGGCTTTAG